Genomic window (Psilocybe cubensis strain MGC-MH-2018 chromosome 1, whole genome shotgun sequence):
AATCGTAGCACTCGACAAATGCGGGAGAGGACAACATGTACAGTATGGCAGGAACGAAAACCCGACGAACGAAAATGGAGCAAAGCCGAACCGCGTTATCAACAAAAAAGCAAGAACGAGAAAAGAGATTGGGAGTCGGAGTGACAATACTAGTGGGACGAAGGGGATATATGAAGAGTAATGCAAAACGTGCGTGTTCCGTTAGAGCTGCTGGTGGGTTGGGCTAGGAATGGGTTAGCGAAAAGTGGCGAGCCTTTGCCATTGGCATCTGTGGAAGGCAGGGTATATGTATCCAAGAATTGTGAGTCCTTGTGATGTTCTATATGGGTGATACGTTCGAAAAAAGTCCATGATAGAACCAAGTGGTCGCGAGGTTCATAAAAATGATAAGCATGGAGGCTACAAGTCAGCAAACTAgaatttcaagcttcaagactGGCAGTTGTCGTATGGAGAGTCCCTGACCGGATTCGGCCCCAACATCAGCTACATgagaaacaaaacaaaagagtCGCGTCAGTTGTGAAACCCTTTTGTGCGGAAAGAATGGGGAAATGGTTCGACGGACCCCGATGTTCTGTACAGTGGTGTACGCCGCAGCTGCGAGACCAAACACGATGAGCGCGATGTCGAGGAGTTTGTCTTTACGCGTGCGCGAGCATGCCTTGTAGTGCAGCATCGCCGGGTACACGTAGCAGAGCGGTACACTGCAAATGCCATAATCAAAATCATTACACATATATAAATGGACCCAAACTCACCAAGCAAAGCATCCAATGAACGCCACAAATTTATCCAAGTCCGCCGCACCGACCCACGCAATAGCGCTGCACACAAACACCATCGCGAAGCGGAACGCATTCTTGTACCACTTGACGCGCACGTCCACCTTACCGCTCCGCGTGAAGATGCCGTTCTCGAGGATGCGGATCGCCGGGAAGAGCTGCAGTGGCACGGAGAGCATGATCGCGAGGGCGTAGAAGAGCTGTACCTGTCGTCGATGTCTTAGTATCACTGACCGTAACCAATAGCGAATAGATGCCGGTAATGGAAGGACTGGATAAGACGTACTGATTGGACCATCTTACTCTTCTGGTCGAGGTTCAACAGGACAACAGTCTGAACTTCAGAGCCAAATGTGACATAGGCAAGTACGCCAGCGCCACCGAACAAAACTATAATTCCATCATGGACAGTAAGCTCAACTTTCTGGCGGCGTCGTGGTTTAGCACAATGCGGATGAACTACTTACGTAGGAGGAAGACCATCACGCCTGACAGCGCCATGGGGAACTTGTGCGGCTCGCGCATGGCATCGGTGATAGGAATGACCTAGTCAGTCAATCACATATCAGCGAGTTGAAAACGTAAAATATGGTTAAAGAAAATTACACTCACAAGACCGATTCCTTCAAACGAAAACACTGCTGTTCTTTAAATACAAACACAGAGAATGGCAGAGCAAATCATCGACAGTCAGCTAAATGCGCAGTgcaacaaaatcaaaagtgcGACCCTCACCCGATGAACAGTGAAAAGTCGCGTTCATTGAACATCTTGACCTCCGCCATGCCGCGCTCCCACAGCACACCAAACTCACTACCAAAGATATACACCAGCCCAAAGAGGATGAAGGCGTCTGCCACCAACGCAGTCGAACTTAACTTCGCGAGATCGCGCACAAGCACAAGTGGCAGAAACACAACTAGCTGCGCGAGGATGAGGTGTTGCACTGGGATGAGCTTGAGGCATTGTGTAACACCGAGTATGAATGCCTGTGCATGATATAGATATCAGTGATTGCAAATGAGTCTTCCGTTAATAGGTTTACCTGCAGATTCTCGGCAACGAAGATGGTGTACGCACCAACGAACCCCATTTGCGAGATGACAATGGAACCGAGGATGAGATATCGCATCCATGGCCCATAAAGCGTGCCTCCGATGTCTGAAGCAGTAAAACTTAGCCCAGGTTGATTAGCCCGTGCGTGTAATTAGCTTACCTCCAAAACTTCCAGAAACGACGAATTTGGTCTTGACGAGCAGCAAGAATGAATAGAGTGAAATGAACGCAATGAACGTGAATGtgagaatagagaatagaAGGCCTCCGTTGAAGAATCTGGAACAAAATTACAATCAGTCAGAATATAGCATGCAAGCAATGATACGTACGCTCGACCAAGGAAA
Coding sequences:
- a CDS encoding Vacuolar amino acid transporter 3, with the translated sequence MTSPSKPLNIKSNNRLTVSANDSELQPGSYTPSLGTPDLRALRAQYTGTPPPPNIPMRGAGTPVLTGGAVVAASSSTSLLPVSGTKADSGSPLRPPIGGLSATKQNTGSSDKVAVTPPSIADLDGLPAEEKAKVLRRHLVAKEQRTKANDSAPKSVVGSVQDANVATGSDVSRNTSSGTLRERGAVREDSEPFPVPYDTHGADVTHDIYKWHTDQRRQAASARVRSVSLSVGPSRTPHPAFEHIHEPGGFRRNYLLLRREANEEGGEGPQILNNFIDFLLLFGHFAGEDLEEDEEKDGEDEENLSPPIDEPLSTGLPDANEHTSLLGSPNLSRSRSRSRRRRTSLSRQGTATVTQAVLMLLKSFVGTGVLFLGRAFFNGGLLFSILTFTFIAFISLYSFLLLVKTKFVVSGSFGDIGGTLYGPWMRYLILGSIVISQMGFVGAYTIFVAENLQAFILGVTQCLKLIPVQHLILAQLVVFLPLVLVRDLAKLSSTALVADAFILFGLVYIFGSEFGVLWERGMAEVKMFNERDFSLFIGTAVFSFEGIGLVIPITDAMREPHKFPMALSGVMVFLLLLFGGAGVLAYVTFGSEVQTVVLLNLDQKSKMVQSVQLFYALAIMLSVPLQLFPAIRILENGIFTRSGKVDVRVKWYKNAFRFAMVFVCSAIAWVGAADLDKFVAFIGCFACVPLCYVYPAMLHYKACSRTRKDKLLDIALIVFGLAAAAYTTVQNIGLMLGPNPVRDSPYDNCQS